A genome region from Pseudomonas anguilliseptica includes the following:
- the thrS gene encoding threonine--tRNA ligase — protein sequence MPIITLPDGSQRSFDHSVSVLEVAQSIGAGLAKATVAGKVNGKLVDACDLIDSDATLQIITPKDQEGLEIIRHSCAHLIGHAVKQLFPAAKMVIGPVIEEGFYYDIASERPFTLDDVAAIEQRMQQLIEKDYDVIKKVTPRAEVIDVFTARGEEYKLRLVEDMPDEQAMGLYCHEEYVDMCRGPHVPNTRFLKAFKLTKLSGAYWRGDAKNEQLQRVYGTAWADKKQLAAYIQRIEEAEKRDHRKIGKRLNLFHTQEEAPGMVFWHPNGWTLYQVLEQYMRGVQREHGYLEIKTPQVVDRSLWEKSGHWANYAENMFTTESESRDYAIKPMNCPCHVQVFNQGLKSYRELPMRLAEFGACHRNEPSGALHGIMRVRGFTQDDAHIFCTEEQMQAESADFIKLTQAVYADFGFTDIQLKLSTRPDKRVGSDDLWDRAEAALAAALDSAGLAYDLQPGEGAFYGPKIEFSLKDCLGRVWQCGTLQLDFNLPVRLGAEYVSEDNSRKHPVMLHRAILGSFERFIGILIEHYEGAFPAWLAPTQAVVMNITDKQADFALEVEKSLNQSGFRAKSDLRNEKIGFKIREHTLLKFPYLLVIGDREVETKTVAVRTREGADLGSMPVTQFAEFLAQAVSRRGRQDLE from the coding sequence ATGCCCATCATTACTCTTCCCGACGGCAGTCAGCGTTCGTTCGATCACTCGGTATCTGTGCTCGAGGTGGCGCAATCTATTGGTGCTGGCCTGGCTAAAGCCACGGTAGCTGGCAAGGTCAATGGCAAGCTGGTTGATGCCTGTGACCTGATTGATAGCGACGCAACCCTGCAAATCATTACGCCAAAAGATCAGGAAGGCCTGGAAATCATTCGCCACTCCTGCGCGCATTTGATTGGTCATGCGGTCAAGCAGTTGTTTCCCGCTGCCAAGATGGTGATCGGTCCGGTCATTGAAGAGGGTTTCTACTACGACATCGCATCTGAGCGTCCTTTCACTCTAGATGATGTGGCGGCAATCGAGCAGCGCATGCAGCAGCTGATCGAGAAGGACTACGACGTCATCAAAAAAGTGACGCCGCGCGCCGAAGTTATTGATGTCTTCACCGCCCGTGGCGAGGAATACAAGCTACGTCTGGTTGAAGATATGCCGGATGAGCAGGCTATGGGTCTGTACTGCCACGAAGAATACGTCGACATGTGTCGTGGCCCGCACGTGCCGAATACGCGCTTCCTCAAGGCATTCAAGCTGACCAAGCTCTCCGGTGCCTACTGGCGCGGCGATGCCAAGAACGAGCAATTGCAGCGCGTTTACGGCACTGCCTGGGCTGATAAGAAGCAGTTGGCGGCCTATATCCAGCGCATTGAAGAGGCTGAGAAGCGCGATCACCGTAAGATCGGCAAGCGTCTGAATCTGTTTCACACCCAGGAAGAAGCGCCGGGCATGGTGTTCTGGCACCCCAATGGCTGGACTCTTTATCAGGTGCTGGAGCAGTACATGCGTGGCGTGCAGCGCGAGCATGGCTATCTCGAGATCAAGACCCCGCAGGTGGTCGATCGCTCGCTGTGGGAGAAGTCCGGGCACTGGGCAAACTACGCCGAGAACATGTTCACCACTGAGTCGGAAAGTCGTGATTACGCGATCAAGCCGATGAACTGCCCGTGTCACGTGCAAGTGTTCAATCAGGGGCTTAAGAGCTACCGCGAGTTGCCGATGCGTCTGGCCGAGTTCGGTGCTTGTCACCGAAATGAGCCGTCCGGTGCGCTGCACGGCATCATGCGTGTGCGTGGCTTTACTCAGGATGACGCGCATATCTTCTGTACCGAAGAGCAGATGCAGGCTGAGTCGGCAGACTTTATCAAGTTGACTCAGGCTGTTTACGCTGATTTTGGCTTTACCGATATTCAGCTCAAGCTCTCCACGCGTCCGGATAAGCGTGTGGGTTCGGATGATTTGTGGGATCGTGCCGAGGCAGCGTTGGCGGCGGCGCTCGATAGCGCTGGGCTGGCTTATGATCTGCAGCCGGGTGAGGGCGCCTTCTACGGGCCGAAGATCGAGTTCTCACTGAAGGACTGCCTGGGTCGTGTCTGGCAGTGTGGTACCTTGCAGCTCGACTTTAACTTGCCGGTGCGGTTGGGGGCGGAGTACGTCAGTGAGGACAATAGCCGTAAGCATCCGGTGATGCTGCACCGTGCGATCCTCGGTTCGTTCGAGCGTTTCATCGGGATTCTGATTGAGCACTACGAAGGTGCGTTCCCTGCTTGGCTGGCTCCGACTCAGGCCGTGGTGATGAATATCACTGATAAACAGGCTGATTTTGCCCTCGAAGTGGAGAAGTCGCTCAATCAAAGCGGTTTTCGTGCCAAGTCTGACTTGAGGAACGAGAAGATAGGCTTTAAAATCCGCGAGCATACTTTGCTCAAGTTTCCCTATCTCTTGGTTATTGGAGATCGGGAGGTTGAGACGAAAACTGTCGCCGTGCGTACCCGTGAAGGTGCTGATCTGGGCTCAATGCCCGTCACTCAATTCGCTGAATTTCTTGCGCAGGCGGTTTCCCGGCGTGGTCGCCAAGATTTGGAGTAA
- the tal gene encoding transaldolase produces the protein MTSKLDQLKQFTTVVADTGDLDAIARLKPVDATTNPSLLLKAAAMPGYSEQLKHAVKTSQGDLGLACDHFGVAVGGEILKIIPGRISTEVDARLSFDTQATLRRAERLIGLYEEAGIGRERVLIKIASTWEGIHAAEQLEKAGIQCNLTLLFSFAQAQACADAGVFLISPFVGRIYDWYKKAEGRDYVGAEDPGVQSVTRIYNYYKANAYQTVVMGASFRNIGQIEQLAGCDRLTISPELLQQLADDQQPLARLLSPGKAAEAKQRLSESQFRWAMNEDAMGTEKLAEGIRLFARDQEKLEKLLTAQA, from the coding sequence ATGACCTCCAAGCTGGATCAACTCAAGCAGTTCACTACGGTAGTCGCCGATACCGGCGACCTCGACGCCATTGCCCGCCTGAAGCCGGTCGATGCCACCACCAACCCATCCCTGCTGCTCAAAGCCGCCGCAATGCCCGGCTATAGCGAGCAGCTAAAGCATGCCGTCAAGACCAGCCAAGGCGACTTGGGTCTGGCCTGCGACCATTTTGGCGTCGCGGTGGGCGGTGAAATTCTCAAAATCATCCCCGGACGTATCTCCACCGAAGTGGATGCACGCCTGTCCTTCGATACTCAGGCCACTTTGCGCAGAGCCGAACGCTTGATTGGCCTATATGAAGAAGCCGGTATTGGCCGCGAACGCGTGCTGATCAAGATCGCGTCGACCTGGGAAGGAATTCACGCCGCCGAGCAACTGGAAAAAGCCGGCATTCAGTGCAACCTGACCCTGCTGTTCTCTTTCGCCCAAGCGCAGGCCTGCGCCGATGCCGGCGTATTTCTGATTTCGCCCTTCGTCGGGCGCATCTACGACTGGTACAAGAAAGCCGAAGGCCGTGATTATGTCGGCGCAGAAGACCCCGGCGTGCAGTCCGTTACGCGCATCTACAACTACTACAAGGCCAACGCCTACCAGACCGTGGTGATGGGCGCGAGCTTCCGCAATATCGGCCAGATCGAACAGCTGGCTGGCTGTGATCGCCTGACCATCAGCCCCGAACTGCTGCAGCAACTGGCCGATGACCAGCAGCCACTGGCGCGCCTGCTCAGCCCTGGCAAAGCTGCCGAAGCCAAGCAGCGCCTGAGCGAAAGCCAATTCCGCTGGGCCATGAATGAAGACGCCATGGGCACCGAAAAGCTGGCAGAAGGCATTCGCCTGTTTGCCCGCGATCAGGAAAAGCTGGAAAAACTGCTGACTGCTCAAGCCTGA
- a CDS encoding NAD(P)/FAD-dependent oxidoreductase: protein MAHTAYPQSYYAASANPVPPRPELNAEVETDVCIVGAGYTGLSTAIALLENGFKVSIVEAAKVGFGASGRNGGQIVNSYSRDIDVIERSVGPKQAKLLGDMAFEGGRIIRERIAKYNIQCDLKNGGVFAANTPKHMKHLESQKKLWERYGHTQLELMDAKRIREVVDSDVYVGGMLDMSGGHIHPLNLALGEAAAVESLGGVIYEQSPAIRIDRGANPVVHTPNGRVKAKFVVVAGNAYLGNLIPELSAKSMPCGTQVITTEPLSAELAKSLLPQDYCVEDCNYLLDYYRLTSDKRLIFGGGVVYGARDPANIEAIIRPKMLEAFPQLKDVKIDYAWTGNFLLTLSRLPQVGRLGDNIYYSQGCSGHGVTYTHLAGKVLAEALRGQAERFDAFADLPHYPFPGGRLFQVPFSALGAWYYTLRDKLGV from the coding sequence ATGGCGCACACAGCTTATCCACAATCCTATTACGCGGCCTCCGCCAACCCGGTACCACCGCGCCCGGAATTGAATGCTGAAGTCGAAACTGACGTGTGCATCGTCGGCGCCGGCTACACCGGCCTGTCGACAGCCATAGCCCTGCTCGAGAATGGCTTTAAAGTCAGCATTGTCGAAGCCGCCAAGGTCGGTTTCGGTGCATCGGGTCGCAACGGCGGGCAGATCGTTAATAGCTACAGCCGCGACATTGACGTGATCGAGCGTAGCGTCGGCCCCAAGCAGGCAAAACTGCTGGGCGATATGGCATTCGAAGGCGGCCGCATCATTCGCGAACGCATCGCCAAGTACAACATCCAATGCGACCTCAAAAACGGTGGCGTCTTCGCCGCCAATACCCCCAAACATATGAAGCACCTTGAGTCGCAGAAAAAGCTCTGGGAACGCTACGGCCACACCCAGCTTGAACTGATGGACGCCAAGCGCATCCGTGAAGTGGTGGACAGCGACGTTTACGTGGGCGGCATGCTGGACATGAGCGGCGGCCATATCCACCCGCTCAACCTGGCCTTGGGCGAGGCGGCAGCCGTCGAATCACTGGGCGGCGTGATCTATGAACAATCCCCGGCCATCCGTATTGATCGCGGTGCCAATCCCGTTGTGCACACGCCAAACGGACGAGTCAAAGCCAAGTTCGTGGTCGTCGCCGGCAACGCTTACCTGGGCAACCTGATCCCGGAGCTGTCGGCCAAGTCGATGCCGTGCGGCACCCAGGTGATCACCACCGAGCCGCTGTCCGCTGAACTGGCGAAAAGCCTGCTGCCACAGGACTATTGTGTTGAAGACTGCAACTACCTGCTCGACTACTACCGCCTGACCAGCGACAAGCGCCTGATCTTCGGCGGCGGCGTGGTCTACGGCGCACGCGACCCGGCGAACATCGAAGCGATCATTCGCCCGAAAATGCTCGAGGCCTTCCCGCAATTGAAGGATGTGAAGATCGACTACGCCTGGACCGGCAACTTCCTGCTGACCCTGTCGCGCCTGCCGCAAGTCGGCCGCCTGGGCGACAACATCTACTACTCACAAGGTTGCAGCGGCCACGGCGTGACCTACACCCACCTGGCCGGCAAGGTCCTGGCCGAAGCTCTGCGCGGTCAGGCAGAGCGCTTCGACGCATTCGCCGACCTGCCGCACTACCCCTTCCCTGGCGGCCGCCTGTTCCAGGTGCCATTCAGTGCCCTGGGTGCTTGGTACTACACCCTGCGTGACAAGCTGGGCGTCTAA
- the rplT gene encoding 50S ribosomal protein L20, translated as MARVKRGVIARKRHKKILKLAKGYYGARSRVFRVAKQAVIKAGQYAYRDRRQKKRQFRALWIARINAGARVNGLSYSRFIAGLKKASIEIDRKVLADLAVNEKAAFAAIVEKAKAVLA; from the coding sequence ATGGCTCGTGTTAAGCGCGGCGTTATCGCTCGCAAGCGTCACAAAAAAATTCTGAAACTCGCTAAAGGCTATTACGGCGCACGTTCACGCGTGTTCCGCGTTGCCAAGCAAGCGGTGATCAAGGCAGGCCAATACGCCTACCGCGACCGTCGCCAGAAAAAACGTCAGTTCCGCGCTCTGTGGATCGCTCGTATCAACGCTGGTGCTCGTGTTAACGGTCTGTCCTACAGCCGTTTCATTGCCGGCCTGAAAAAAGCGTCCATTGAGATCGACCGTAAGGTTCTGGCTGATCTGGCAGTGAACGAAAAAGCGGCGTTTGCTGCGATTGTCGAGAAAGCGAAAGCCGTACTGGCTTAA
- the pheS gene encoding phenylalanine--tRNA ligase subunit alpha: protein MENLDVLVSQALEAVSHTDDVNALEQLRVHYLGKKGELTQVVKTLGNLSAEERPQAGALINAAKDQVRDALNSRKATLEQAALSAKLAAEKIDVTLPGRGQASGGLHPVTRTLERVEQFFTRIGYGIAEGPEVENDYHNFEALNIPGHHPARAMHDTFYFNANMLLRTHTSPVQVRTMESQQPPIRIVCPGRVYRCDSDITHSPMFHQVEGLLVDEGVSFADLKGTIEEFLRVFFEKPLGVRFRPSFFPFTEPSAEVDMQCVMCGGKGCRVCKQTGWLEVMGCGMVHPNVLRMSGIDPEKYQGFAFGMGVERLAMLRYGVNDLRLFFDNDLRFLAQFR, encoded by the coding sequence ATGGAAAATCTGGATGTGCTGGTCTCGCAAGCGCTTGAGGCCGTTAGCCACACCGACGATGTGAATGCCCTGGAGCAATTGCGGGTTCACTATCTGGGCAAGAAAGGCGAATTGACTCAGGTGGTGAAGACCCTGGGCAATCTGTCGGCAGAAGAGCGTCCGCAAGCCGGTGCGTTGATCAATGCCGCCAAGGATCAGGTTCGGGATGCTCTGAACAGCCGTAAGGCAACTCTGGAACAGGCTGCGCTGAGCGCCAAGCTCGCCGCCGAAAAAATCGACGTGACCCTCCCGGGCCGTGGCCAGGCTTCTGGTGGTCTGCATCCGGTAACCCGGACGCTGGAGCGCGTTGAGCAGTTTTTCACCCGCATTGGCTACGGCATTGCCGAAGGTCCGGAAGTGGAAAACGATTATCACAACTTTGAAGCACTCAATATCCCTGGCCACCATCCGGCCCGGGCGATGCATGACACCTTCTATTTCAACGCGAACATGTTGTTGCGTACCCACACCTCGCCGGTTCAGGTGCGCACCATGGAATCGCAGCAGCCGCCGATACGCATTGTCTGCCCCGGTCGTGTTTATCGCTGCGATTCCGATATCACTCACTCGCCGATGTTCCACCAGGTCGAAGGCCTGCTGGTCGATGAGGGCGTGAGTTTTGCTGACCTCAAGGGCACCATCGAGGAGTTCCTCCGCGTGTTCTTCGAGAAGCCCCTGGGCGTGCGCTTCCGTCCCTCATTCTTCCCCTTCACCGAGCCGTCGGCCGAAGTCGACATGCAATGCGTGATGTGCGGCGGTAAAGGCTGCCGAGTGTGCAAGCAGACCGGCTGGCTGGAGGTTATGGGTTGCGGCATGGTGCACCCGAACGTGCTGCGCATGTCCGGCATCGACCCTGAGAAATACCAGGGTTTTGCCTTTGGTATGGGGGTCGAACGTTTGGCCATGCTGCGTTATGGCGTCAACGATTTACGGCTGTTCTTCGATAACGACCTGCGGTTCCTGGCGCAATTTCGCTAG
- the dusA gene encoding tRNA dihydrouridine(20/20a) synthase DusA: protein MPDNCAPANTPPTMLSRRFSVAPMMDWTDRHCRFFLRQLSQHALLYTEMVTTGAILHGDVARFLRHSAAEYPLALQLGGSVPADLAACAKLAQEAGYNEVNLNVGCPSDRVQNNMIGACLMGHPQLVADCVKAMQDAVDIPVTVKHRIGINGRDSYAELCDFVGTVRDAGCRSFTVHARIAILEGLSPKENREIPPLRYEVAAQLKQDFPELEIILNGGIKTLEDCQQHLQTFDGVMLGREAYHNPYLLAQVDQQLFGSSRTAMNRFEAMQSMRGYIAAHLAEGGSMHHITRHMLGLGQGFNGARRFRQLLSVDIHKTSEPLTLFDQAAQLLQGR, encoded by the coding sequence ATGCCCGATAACTGTGCACCTGCCAACACGCCTCCAACCATGCTTTCTCGGCGCTTCTCCGTTGCTCCAATGATGGATTGGACGGACCGTCACTGCCGCTTTTTCCTACGCCAGTTGTCTCAGCACGCCCTGCTGTATACCGAGATGGTCACCACCGGTGCGATATTGCACGGTGACGTGGCACGCTTTCTGCGCCATAGCGCTGCCGAATACCCGCTCGCGCTGCAGCTGGGCGGCAGCGTGCCTGCGGATCTGGCGGCCTGTGCCAAGCTGGCGCAGGAAGCGGGCTATAACGAGGTCAACCTCAACGTCGGCTGCCCCAGTGACCGGGTGCAAAACAATATGATCGGCGCCTGCCTAATGGGCCATCCACAACTGGTCGCCGACTGCGTGAAAGCCATGCAGGATGCGGTGGATATCCCGGTAACGGTAAAGCACCGCATTGGCATCAACGGCCGCGACAGCTATGCCGAGCTGTGCGATTTCGTCGGCACCGTGCGCGATGCCGGCTGCCGCAGCTTTACCGTGCATGCGCGCATCGCCATTCTCGAAGGGCTTTCGCCCAAGGAAAACCGTGAGATCCCACCTCTGCGTTATGAGGTGGCGGCGCAGCTTAAACAGGACTTCCCTGAGCTGGAAATCATCCTCAATGGCGGCATCAAGACCCTTGAAGACTGCCAACAGCACCTGCAGACCTTCGATGGCGTGATGCTGGGCCGCGAGGCGTACCATAACCCCTATCTACTGGCGCAGGTTGACCAGCAGCTGTTCGGTTCCTCCCGCACGGCCATGAACCGTTTTGAGGCCATGCAGAGTATGCGCGGCTATATCGCCGCGCACCTCGCCGAAGGCGGCAGCATGCACCACATCACCCGCCATATGCTCGGCCTGGGCCAGGGGTTCAATGGTGCGCGACGCTTTCGCCAACTGCTCTCGGTGGACATTCACAAGACCAGCGAGCCACTAACGCTGTTCGATCAAGCGGCGCAATTGCTGCAAGGCCGCTGA
- the rpmI gene encoding 50S ribosomal protein L35, giving the protein MPKMKTKSGAAKRFLKTANGFKHKHAFKSHILTKMSTKRKRQLRGSTMVHPSDVAKVARMLRVR; this is encoded by the coding sequence ATGCCAAAGATGAAAACTAAGAGTGGTGCAGCCAAGCGTTTTCTCAAAACCGCTAACGGCTTCAAGCACAAGCACGCTTTCAAGAGCCACATCCTGACCAAGATGTCCACTAAGCGTAAGCGTCAACTGCGCGGTAGCACCATGGTGCATCCGTCTGACGTAGCAAAAGTGGCGCGCATGCTGCGCGTTCGTTAA
- a CDS encoding PA2778 family cysteine peptidase, giving the protein MRVVKLLPFALSFLLSACASGPQLLPETKRLPERVELADVPFFQLSDAQGGPSALAALLNHHGVITSPGLVDERIQQLTKGQSAQAGLEAVARSYDLLVYPLPGNLDVLMQQVSAGHPVLVMQDRLFGGPGAHFALLVGYDQRERTLVLRSGNTQRWYTSFASFDDAWGEAGRWAVLVMPTNQLPEQPLKQAWLTAVQELQEQGRTAAAQRALRTAHQVWPDAQL; this is encoded by the coding sequence GTGCGCGTAGTAAAGCTTCTGCCGTTTGCTCTGTCGTTTCTGCTCTCTGCCTGCGCCAGTGGGCCACAGCTGCTGCCTGAGACCAAGCGCCTGCCTGAGCGGGTCGAACTGGCCGATGTGCCGTTTTTCCAACTCAGTGATGCGCAGGGTGGGCCTTCGGCGTTGGCGGCGTTGCTCAATCATCATGGGGTGATCACCAGCCCTGGTTTAGTGGATGAGCGCATTCAGCAACTGACCAAAGGGCAAAGCGCGCAAGCCGGGCTTGAGGCGGTGGCGCGCTCTTATGATCTGCTGGTCTACCCCTTGCCCGGTAATCTGGATGTACTGATGCAGCAGGTGTCGGCAGGGCATCCAGTGCTGGTGATGCAAGATCGTCTGTTTGGCGGGCCGGGGGCGCATTTTGCGCTGCTGGTGGGCTATGACCAGCGCGAGCGTACGCTGGTACTGCGTTCGGGCAATACCCAGCGTTGGTACACCAGCTTTGCCAGCTTCGACGATGCCTGGGGCGAGGCGGGGCGTTGGGCGGTGTTGGTCATGCCAACCAATCAGCTGCCGGAGCAGCCGCTCAAGCAGGCGTGGTTGACGGCGGTGCAGGAGCTGCAAGAGCAAGGTCGTACGGCGGCAGCGCAGCGGGCGTTGCGTACGGCGCATCAGGTGTGGCCGGATGCGCAGCTGTAA
- the infC gene encoding translation initiation factor IF-3, with amino-acid sequence MIIKREMRQDKRAAPKAPINENISAREVRLIGAEGEQLGIVSIEDALLKAEEAKLDLVEISADAVPPVCKLMDYGKSIFEKKKQIAAAKKNQKQIQVKEIKFRPGTEEGDYQVKLRNLVRFLSDGDRAKVSLRFRGREMAHQELGMELLKRVEGDLAEYGTVEQHPKMEGRQLIMVIAPKKKK; translated from the coding sequence ATCATTATTAAGCGTGAAATGAGACAAGATAAACGAGCTGCACCGAAGGCCCCGATCAACGAGAATATCTCGGCACGCGAGGTTCGGCTAATTGGCGCTGAGGGTGAGCAGCTTGGGATTGTGTCAATTGAAGACGCGCTTCTTAAGGCCGAAGAGGCCAAGCTGGATCTGGTAGAGATTTCTGCCGATGCAGTGCCACCTGTTTGCAAGCTGATGGACTATGGCAAATCGATCTTCGAAAAGAAGAAGCAGATTGCTGCGGCAAAGAAAAACCAGAAGCAGATTCAGGTTAAAGAAATCAAGTTTCGTCCAGGGACGGAGGAAGGGGATTACCAGGTAAAACTACGCAACCTGGTACGTTTCCTTAGTGATGGGGACAGGGCCAAGGTATCGCTTCGATTCCGCGGCCGTGAGATGGCGCATCAGGAGCTGGGCATGGAGTTGTTGAAGCGGGTTGAAGGTGACCTTGCTGAATACGGCACCGTTGAACAGCATCCAAAGATGGAAGGACGCCAGCTGATAATGGTCATCGCCCCCAAAAAGAAGAAGTAA